Proteins from a single region of Phycisphaeraceae bacterium D3-23:
- a CDS encoding prepilin-type N-terminal cleavage/methylation domain-containing protein, which yields MYTPHTRRNGFTLIELLVVISIIALLIAILLPALGKAKYASKMTQCRSNLHQVGIGAMAFANDNKDIFPPASPAGKPTDIRAFDGTTGEWFDLRDTFEDYANLNLVQCPLAPRQLDYNQATTPLIETTYGLYWNWKWDDFGPYNHQKLEKQDDVMTYRDDEFDILAMDYDTINYGASYSEGPHPFANGEAISFPEDGSPNLTLTRWNNWDGTGRGNIDKNYLHTDGSVETYGNISYNHTGYDELVRLPSFHSGLGWVVYMPKR from the coding sequence ATGTACACCCCTCACACCCGTCGCAACGGATTCACCCTGATCGAGCTGCTCGTGGTGATCTCGATCATTGCGCTGCTGATCGCCATCCTCCTGCCCGCCCTGGGCAAGGCCAAGTACGCCTCGAAGATGACCCAGTGCAGGAGTAACCTCCACCAGGTCGGCATCGGCGCGATGGCCTTCGCCAACGACAACAAAGACATCTTCCCGCCTGCCTCGCCCGCCGGGAAGCCCACCGACATCCGCGCCTTCGACGGCACCACCGGCGAGTGGTTCGACCTGCGCGACACGTTCGAAGACTACGCCAACCTGAATCTCGTCCAGTGCCCACTCGCCCCACGCCAACTCGACTACAACCAGGCCACCACACCGCTGATCGAAACGACCTACGGGCTCTACTGGAACTGGAAATGGGACGACTTTGGCCCCTACAACCACCAGAAACTCGAAAAGCAGGACGACGTCATGACCTACCGTGACGACGAATTCGACATCCTCGCGATGGACTACGACACCATCAACTACGGCGCGTCCTACTCCGAAGGCCCGCACCCCTTCGCCAACGGCGAAGCGATCTCCTTCCCCGAGGACGGCTCGCCCAACCTGACCCTCACCCGATGGAACAACTGGGACGGCACGGGCCGGGGCAACATCGATAAGAACTACCTCCACACCGACGGCTCGGTCGAGACCTACGGCAACATCAGCTACAACCACACCGGCTACGACGAGCTGGTCCGACTCCCGTCGTTCCACAGCGGCCTGGGCTGGGTGGTCTACATGCCTAAACGTTAG
- a CDS encoding Gfo/Idh/MocA family oxidoreductase: MFEPSSPRMPAHLTRRQVIQAGLAAAATIPMLGPRITHGRQANETLNLAAVGVGGKGWSDLMPSSQGENVRVIALCDVDRNNLGNAANRFEDAGTYTDYRVMLDEMGNDIDALLVSTPDHMHGPIAIAAMQLGIHVHVQKPLAHNIAELRTMMQLAESNHLVTQMGTQIHSDQAYRTGAAMIREGAIGKISEAHLWVSRSWGGPAEGRPNRRDEVPAHLDWEEWLGVAPARPYVNGLYHPGNWRGWIDFGSGTLGDMGCHIFDPVFSSIDIGTPTSVISRGPQHHRETFALDSDISYQFEGTQYTTDELFFRWTDGNRGSRPDRNKAQLPEGVNLPAAGMFLVGEEGVMLLPHWAMPTFYKDGEQLDIEVESRGSNNHYTEFTDACRGVGETSTPFSYSGRVTEAVLVGTIAGRFKDRQLAWDSENLRFDHDAATAVVHREYADGREPEGLAGRAGQN, encoded by the coding sequence ATGTTTGAACCCAGCTCCCCCCGGATGCCCGCCCATCTTACGCGCCGCCAGGTGATCCAGGCCGGCCTCGCCGCCGCCGCAACGATCCCCATGCTCGGCCCGCGCATCACGCACGGCCGGCAGGCCAACGAAACCCTCAACCTCGCCGCTGTCGGCGTCGGCGGCAAGGGCTGGTCCGACCTCATGCCCTCCAGCCAGGGCGAGAACGTCCGCGTCATTGCGCTCTGCGATGTCGACAGAAACAATCTCGGCAACGCCGCCAACCGCTTCGAAGACGCCGGGACCTACACCGACTACCGCGTCATGCTCGACGAGATGGGCAATGACATCGACGCCCTGCTCGTCTCGACCCCCGACCATATGCACGGCCCGATCGCGATCGCCGCGATGCAGCTGGGTATCCACGTCCACGTGCAAAAACCGCTGGCACACAACATCGCCGAGCTGCGCACGATGATGCAGTTGGCTGAGTCGAACCACCTCGTCACCCAGATGGGCACGCAGATCCACAGCGACCAGGCCTACCGTACCGGCGCGGCGATGATCCGCGAAGGCGCGATCGGCAAGATCAGCGAGGCCCACCTCTGGGTCAGCCGATCATGGGGCGGCCCCGCAGAAGGCCGACCCAACCGACGCGACGAAGTCCCCGCCCACCTCGACTGGGAAGAGTGGCTCGGCGTCGCGCCGGCACGACCCTACGTCAACGGGCTCTACCACCCGGGCAACTGGCGCGGCTGGATCGATTTCGGCTCGGGCACGCTTGGCGACATGGGCTGCCACATCTTCGACCCCGTCTTCTCCTCTATCGATATCGGCACACCCACCAGCGTCATCTCCCGCGGCCCGCAACACCACCGCGAGACCTTCGCGCTCGACAGCGATATCAGCTACCAGTTCGAAGGCACGCAATACACGACCGACGAGCTGTTCTTCCGCTGGACCGATGGCAATCGTGGCAGCCGCCCTGACCGCAATAAAGCCCAACTGCCTGAGGGCGTCAATCTCCCCGCCGCCGGCATGTTCCTGGTCGGTGAAGAAGGCGTCATGCTCCTCCCCCACTGGGCCATGCCGACGTTCTATAAGGATGGCGAACAGCTCGACATCGAAGTCGAGTCGCGCGGCAGCAACAACCACTACACCGAGTTCACCGACGCATGCCGCGGCGTCGGCGAAACCTCGACGCCGTTCTCATACTCGGGCCGTGTGACCGAGGCCGTGCTCGTCGGTACGATCGCCGGCCGGTTCAAGGACCGCCAGCTCGCGTGGGACTCCGAAAACCTCCGCTTCGACCACGACGCCGCGACGGCCGTCGTCCACCGCGAGTACGCCGACGGCCGAGAGCCCGAGGGCCTCGCGGGCCGCGCCGGTCAGAACTAA
- a CDS encoding MmcQ/YjbR family DNA-binding protein — MPTKPKDPTEPIRLKASQYPGVDEGTACTQSSFKANKKAFLFIGEQGGRYKAMFKLDKSMPEARKLAEKHPEDYQAGNIGWVTARFSADKPMPKTRWGKWLDESYALSAGPKKQAGNSEPAKASKKKAVKKEAAKKKTAGKKAKKT, encoded by the coding sequence ATGCCGACGAAACCCAAGGACCCCACCGAGCCGATCCGTTTGAAGGCGAGCCAGTACCCCGGCGTCGATGAAGGCACGGCCTGCACACAGAGCTCCTTCAAGGCGAACAAGAAGGCGTTCTTGTTCATCGGCGAGCAGGGCGGGCGGTACAAGGCGATGTTCAAGCTCGACAAGTCGATGCCCGAAGCCCGGAAGCTGGCAGAGAAGCACCCCGAGGACTACCAGGCGGGCAACATCGGCTGGGTGACGGCCCGGTTCTCGGCCGACAAGCCGATGCCCAAGACACGGTGGGGCAAGTGGCTGGACGAGAGCTACGCACTCAGCGCCGGGCCCAAGAAGCAGGCAGGGAACTCGGAGCCCGCCAAGGCGTCGAAGAAAAAGGCCGTCAAGAAGGAGGCGGCGAAGAAGAAAACCGCCGGGAAGAAGGCGAAGAAGACCTAG
- a CDS encoding DUF1080 domain-containing protein: protein MLNLKKTLPALLVASFCVAFGNTAAAQENNTPPEGFTALFDGQNIDDGWTGGTTRNPKEIDALPDDQRAQWFEQQNRGVAQHWSVDNGELVSDGHEPHLVTVKDYGDFELYVDYKIQPGGDSGIYLRGCPQVQIWDPAHVPAHRNGSNRGSGGLWNNNIDANKWPSEVADNPAGQWNRMHIKMVGQYVTVTLNGTTIVEDTPLENYYNRSIPVFMTGPIHLQTHGSETRFRNVFVREIGAEEANEYLAGLTDDEDTFTPLFNGEDFDGWMGATENYEVVDGAIQCKAGHGGNLLTEETYDNFTVRLEFKLPPGGNNGLAIRTPSANVDAAHQAMELQVLDNTADKYATLAPYQYHGSAYTIAPAHRGYLRPVGQWNYQEVTVNGDHVTVTLNGYVILDTHTKEAAPDHPFNSRDEGHFGFCGHNDPVQFRNIRIREIE, encoded by the coding sequence ATGCTCAACCTCAAGAAAACCCTCCCCGCCCTCCTCGTCGCGTCGTTCTGCGTCGCCTTCGGTAACACCGCCGCTGCTCAAGAAAACAACACCCCGCCCGAGGGATTCACCGCCCTCTTCGACGGCCAAAACATCGACGACGGCTGGACCGGCGGCACGACCCGCAACCCCAAAGAGATCGACGCCCTCCCCGATGACCAGCGTGCCCAGTGGTTTGAACAGCAAAACCGCGGCGTCGCCCAGCACTGGTCCGTCGACAACGGCGAGCTCGTCTCCGACGGCCACGAGCCCCACCTGGTGACCGTCAAGGACTACGGCGACTTCGAGCTCTACGTCGACTACAAGATCCAGCCCGGCGGCGACTCAGGCATCTACCTCCGCGGCTGCCCCCAGGTCCAGATCTGGGACCCCGCACACGTCCCCGCCCACCGCAACGGCTCCAACCGCGGCTCGGGCGGGCTGTGGAACAACAACATCGACGCCAACAAGTGGCCCAGCGAAGTCGCCGACAACCCCGCCGGCCAGTGGAACCGCATGCACATCAAGATGGTCGGCCAGTACGTCACCGTCACCCTCAACGGCACCACCATCGTCGAAGACACCCCCCTCGAAAACTACTACAACCGCTCCATCCCCGTCTTCATGACCGGCCCGATCCACCTCCAGACCCACGGCAGCGAGACCCGCTTCCGCAACGTCTTCGTCCGCGAGATCGGCGCCGAAGAAGCCAACGAATACCTCGCCGGCCTGACCGACGACGAAGACACCTTCACCCCCCTCTTCAACGGCGAAGACTTCGACGGCTGGATGGGCGCAACCGAAAACTACGAGGTCGTCGACGGCGCGATCCAGTGCAAGGCCGGCCACGGCGGCAACCTGCTCACCGAAGAGACCTACGACAACTTCACCGTCCGCCTCGAGTTTAAGCTCCCTCCCGGCGGCAACAACGGGCTGGCCATCCGCACCCCCAGTGCTAACGTTGACGCTGCCCACCAGGCCATGGAACTCCAGGTCCTCGACAACACCGCCGACAAGTACGCCACCCTCGCCCCCTACCAGTACCACGGCAGCGCCTACACCATCGCCCCCGCCCACCGCGGCTACCTCCGACCCGTCGGCCAGTGGAACTACCAGGAAGTCACCGTCAACGGCGACCACGTCACCGTCACCCTCAACGGCTACGTCATCCTCGACACCCATACGAAGGAAGCCGCCCCCGACCACCCCTTCAACTCACGCGACGAAGGCCACTTCGGCTTCTGCGGCCACAACGACCCCGTCCAGTTCCGAAACATCCGCATCCGCGAGATCGAGTAG
- a CDS encoding PEP-CTERM sorting domain-containing protein, translated as MQTKHFLLALGAGALLATGASAAVVGATIEAASSFDGPDRSPDHTIDGTGLDTSDPNPLNWTHDTGFPAGGGSGFFWHDAVGSVPDDASITFNLGSIVDLNAVLIWNFNATFSGGPETDRGFNQYDMFVSSDNVTYTQIVTDGTLAQASGTTSETAQVVNVAGLANGIQYVRLEADTNHGSASHTGLSEVRFDVVPEPGSLALLGLGGLALLRRRR; from the coding sequence ATGCAGACTAAACACTTCCTTCTGGCTCTGGGCGCAGGCGCGCTTTTAGCAACAGGCGCCTCGGCAGCCGTGGTTGGCGCGACGATCGAGGCGGCGTCGTCGTTTGACGGGCCCGACCGCAGCCCCGACCACACCATCGACGGCACGGGCCTGGACACGTCCGACCCCAACCCACTCAACTGGACCCACGACACCGGCTTCCCGGCAGGCGGCGGCTCGGGCTTCTTCTGGCACGATGCGGTGGGCTCGGTCCCCGACGACGCATCGATCACCTTCAACCTGGGTTCGATTGTTGACCTCAACGCCGTCCTGATCTGGAACTTCAATGCTACCTTCAGCGGTGGCCCGGAAACCGACCGCGGCTTCAACCAGTACGACATGTTCGTTTCCTCGGACAACGTCACCTACACCCAGATCGTCACCGATGGAACGCTCGCGCAGGCGAGCGGCACGACGTCTGAAACCGCTCAAGTCGTCAATGTCGCGGGCCTGGCCAACGGCATCCAGTATGTCCGCCTCGAGGCCGACACCAACCACGGCAGCGCCTCACACACCGGCCTGTCCGAAGTCCGCTTCGATGTGGTTCCCGAGCCCGGCTCGCTCGCGCTGCTGGGCCTCGGTGGCCTCGCGCTCCTGCGTCGCCGTCGCTAA